In Candidatus Poribacteria bacterium, a single window of DNA contains:
- a CDS encoding phytanoyl-CoA dioxygenase family protein, translating to MLIRGEDSAINLPSTLTEEEKWHYDLFGYLILRQVVSPVEVERMLEIANGWFAHPETAPEPVNVTQDEYSGVLNNVQYGDRIFERLSLNEKVMRIVMGLMWNRPRLFNCALVLQKQRPIPEGEKERLHRDTSGFDFPDGFRNPHNDYQAGNGQIYSNYVNTAITLVDVPKDNGFMCIPGTHKSRITFPTTIDIDNEWAPAITFELKAGDCLVFSPRLMHGAKFWKVDYPRRVVFNRYQFSFYFNENYNLPVEKYRHCISDDEYELESIQRNEKGFAKRILKKLENREELC from the coding sequence ATGCTAATTCGCGGTGAAGACAGTGCTATCAATCTTCCGTCTACACTGACAGAAGAGGAAAAATGGCACTACGATCTGTTTGGTTACCTGATACTTCGGCAGGTGGTATCGCCAGTAGAGGTAGAACGGATGCTTGAGATAGCAAACGGGTGGTTCGCACACCCTGAAACAGCACCTGAACCGGTGAACGTCACCCAAGATGAATATAGTGGTGTGTTGAATAATGTTCAGTACGGTGATCGGATTTTCGAGCGATTATCGCTCAATGAAAAGGTGATGCGGATTGTGATGGGGTTGATGTGGAACCGTCCAAGGCTCTTCAATTGTGCCCTCGTTTTGCAAAAGCAACGTCCTATCCCTGAAGGTGAAAAAGAGAGACTCCACCGCGACACCAGCGGTTTTGACTTCCCTGATGGATTCCGTAACCCGCACAACGACTACCAAGCCGGAAATGGGCAGATCTACAGCAATTACGTTAACACCGCCATAACGCTCGTTGATGTACCGAAGGACAACGGTTTCATGTGTATCCCCGGCACGCACAAATCGCGAATTACGTTTCCTACAACGATTGACATTGATAACGAATGGGCACCTGCAATTACTTTTGAGTTGAAAGCAGGGGACTGCCTCGTCTTCTCGCCGCGGCTGATGCACGGCGCGAAATTCTGGAAAGTTGATTACCCACGCCGAGTCGTCTTCAATCGGTATCAATTCAGCTTCTATTTCAATGAGAACTACAATTTGCCGGTAGAGAAGTACCGACATTGCATCTCTGACGATGAATACGAATTAGAGTCGATCCAACGAAACGAAAAGGGGTTTGCTAAACGGATCCTCAAAAAACTGGAGAACAGGGAGGAACTATGCTGA
- a CDS encoding alpha/beta hydrolase: MSQEQVLLINSVRLWTAVQGTGIPMVLCHGGPGSYDYLGPVADMVPDLCQIVRYDQRGSGRSQLVGPYDVSTFVDDLEGLRRHFNFERWIVGGHSWGAGLALAYAVRFPTQTIAVLHIAGTGIDDRWHDEYRENRLNALREVEREEYQRLRAQREHVEGSEQERILGRLRTLSRMTDVFDPNQIDNLPSFDEYPVSNEANEKVGADWKNYTKDSRFRQSVYNLSMPVLFLHGVCDPRPSHFIETLASKFPRSTFASIPESGHYPWVEKPDEVKASLRQFVVDYVIKETVGASRL, translated from the coding sequence ATGTCCCAAGAGCAAGTACTTCTGATTAATAGTGTTCGACTTTGGACAGCCGTTCAAGGTACAGGGATACCGATGGTGCTTTGTCACGGCGGTCCCGGTAGTTACGACTATCTCGGACCCGTCGCCGATATGGTTCCTGACTTATGTCAGATTGTCCGATACGATCAACGTGGAAGTGGTCGCTCACAATTGGTAGGTCCCTACGACGTATCCACATTTGTTGATGATTTAGAGGGATTGAGAAGGCATTTCAATTTTGAACGTTGGATTGTTGGGGGGCATTCATGGGGCGCAGGACTTGCTTTAGCCTATGCCGTTAGATTTCCAACTCAGACGATAGCGGTACTTCACATTGCAGGCACAGGTATTGATGACCGATGGCACGATGAATATCGCGAAAATCGGTTGAATGCACTCAGGGAAGTAGAACGTGAAGAATATCAACGTCTGCGTGCACAAAGGGAACACGTTGAGGGTTCTGAACAGGAACGAATATTAGGCAGACTTCGCACTTTAAGTCGCATGACAGATGTATTTGATCCGAATCAAATTGACAACCTTCCAAGTTTTGATGAATACCCTGTGAGCAATGAAGCGAACGAGAAGGTCGGCGCAGACTGGAAGAATTACACCAAAGATTCAAGATTCCGGCAATCGGTTTACAATCTGTCCATGCCTGTTCTCTTCCTTCATGGTGTTTGTGATCCTCGTCCGAGTCACTTTATAGAGACACTTGCCTCCAAGTTCCCTCGTAGTACGTTTGCATCGATCCCCGAATCGGGACATTATCCTTGGGTAGAGAAACCCGATGAAGTGAAAGCATCACTCAGGCAGTTTGTAGTAGATTACGTAATTAAGGAGACAGTAGGAGCAAGTAGACTTTAG
- a CDS encoding LamG domain-containing protein — protein MKPKRLNWWAFQTGFALLCTFILIVGVEAQVVTDGLVSYYTLDKNDIAGDTVKDLVGGKDGTIVGEPESIKGHLGEALNFGGKPDCVELPILFNIGEKPATYEAWFLKTPNSRVGWQYILTNKTNFFDHFFRLGFNQNTGQLRYYTEEANNIRKAWTTDEDYADGKWHHVVATREADKAQVYVDSALVKEDEAMSGNLGGGETNWNIAQDGNTDGYLIGAVDEVRIYEKALTAEEIKQNFESQGLAVQSIGKLSLTWGRIKTAQSYR, from the coding sequence ATGAAACCGAAACGTTTAAATTGGTGGGCATTTCAAACCGGTTTTGCCCTCCTCTGTACTTTCATCTTAATTGTTGGGGTGGAAGCTCAAGTTGTTACAGACGGCTTAGTGAGTTATTACACGCTTGACAAAAACGACATCGCTGGCGATACCGTTAAAGATCTCGTTGGCGGCAAGGACGGAACAATCGTCGGTGAGCCGGAGTCCATCAAAGGGCATCTCGGAGAAGCACTTAATTTTGGTGGAAAACCGGATTGTGTGGAGTTGCCGATCCTTTTCAATATCGGGGAGAAACCAGCGACGTATGAAGCATGGTTTTTGAAAACCCCTAACAGTCGCGTCGGCTGGCAATATATTCTGACAAACAAAACGAATTTCTTCGATCATTTCTTTCGGCTTGGTTTTAATCAAAATACCGGACAACTCCGCTACTATACCGAAGAGGCAAACAACATCAGAAAAGCGTGGACAACCGATGAGGATTACGCCGACGGCAAATGGCATCATGTAGTGGCGACACGCGAAGCCGATAAGGCACAGGTGTATGTCGATAGTGCCCTCGTCAAAGAGGATGAGGCAATGTCCGGCAATTTAGGCGGCGGTGAAACGAACTGGAACATTGCTCAAGATGGCAATACCGATGGCTATTTGATAGGTGCGGTGGACGAAGTACGCATCTATGAGAAAGCACTGACCGCCGAAGAAATCAAGCAGAACTTTGAGTCACAGGGATTAGCGGTCCAGTCCATCGGGAAGTTGAGTCTTACCTGGGGGCGGATTAAAACCGCGCAGTCTTATCGTTAA
- a CDS encoding phytanoyl-CoA dioxygenase family protein → MKVDPQQLIDDGYVVLRQVVPPDQLETLRTSFETLVEKQKVVWARERKPEEKPGGVWTTSAQPRVFFDEVVDADTANTVEFCLHENTLGVSQQLMRAPDAAITLMALMCNPVQDHGPASWHRDIDPTGQAPLKGMQMDYVKNGPGYVQWNIPLYDDRVFWLVPRSYCRPNTPAEHQHLLTRPQEPMPGGIPIELSAGDGVVYSHMGLHWGSNYSTKLRRTVHLGYRAFGGDSYPIVDHFYWNMGFTQHLPTEARTRFEHFFQLQQQQSDVIEATFHAIRNKDAEGFRDGLAKLHPGEEERMVAVVFLSKLADKVRKLKDPEVSKLSIEERIGAISAHRLNFHLYEDFSERFSAEAAENIWNRFSTLYEKIDAEIAQSVPDRTSRVMRYQLIDMPANFEVEDFIQNW, encoded by the coding sequence ATGAAGGTAGATCCACAGCAACTCATTGATGACGGCTACGTCGTGCTGCGACAGGTTGTTCCACCTGATCAACTGGAAACGTTGAGAACGAGTTTTGAAACCCTCGTCGAGAAGCAAAAAGTAGTCTGGGCACGCGAACGGAAACCGGAAGAGAAACCCGGAGGCGTTTGGACAACGAGTGCACAGCCGAGAGTGTTTTTCGATGAGGTCGTTGATGCCGACACCGCTAATACTGTCGAATTTTGTCTGCATGAGAACACACTCGGTGTGAGTCAACAACTCATGAGAGCGCCCGATGCAGCGATCACACTGATGGCACTGATGTGTAATCCTGTGCAAGATCACGGTCCGGCGAGTTGGCATCGTGATATTGACCCCACGGGACAGGCACCGCTCAAGGGTATGCAGATGGATTATGTTAAAAACGGGCCAGGCTACGTTCAGTGGAATATCCCACTTTACGACGATCGCGTATTCTGGCTCGTGCCAAGAAGCTACTGCCGTCCGAATACACCAGCAGAGCACCAACACCTACTGACACGCCCACAGGAGCCGATGCCGGGTGGGATTCCAATCGAACTGTCAGCAGGAGATGGGGTCGTCTATAGCCACATGGGGTTGCACTGGGGCAGCAACTATAGCACAAAATTGCGACGGACGGTCCACCTCGGATATCGTGCTTTCGGTGGAGATTCGTATCCGATCGTTGATCATTTTTATTGGAATATGGGATTCACACAGCACCTTCCCACTGAGGCTCGCACCCGATTTGAACATTTCTTCCAACTCCAACAACAGCAATCTGATGTGATTGAGGCAACCTTTCACGCCATCCGTAACAAAGACGCTGAGGGTTTTAGAGATGGATTGGCGAAACTACACCCGGGTGAAGAGGAACGCATGGTCGCGGTCGTATTCCTCTCAAAATTAGCGGATAAAGTCCGTAAGCTCAAAGACCCGGAAGTCAGTAAACTTTCGATTGAAGAACGCATTGGTGCAATCTCTGCGCATCGACTCAATTTCCATCTTTATGAAGATTTCTCAGAGCGTTTTTCCGCCGAAGCCGCCGAGAATATCTGGAATCGGTTTTCGACGCTATACGAGAAAATCGATGCAGAGATTGCCCAGTCGGTTCCGGACAGAACATCACGCGTAATGCGCTATCAACTGATCGACATGCCAGCGAATTTCGAGGTAGAGGACTTTATTCAGAACTGGTAG
- a CDS encoding PmoA family protein: MTQNRSVLIKIEAGSVNRNNDLVRMNFKPKRYFPDWQEGISVLAMSIVEGDGHASGEDVPCQFEPTIRELAWQTGELPAGTSAHYAIRQTHEPQPKARYQIEQKPAHLLISADDALFARYNFLGVWKPYFWPLNGNHGTVVRGAGGGDHPHHTGLYLAYGGHGEGGSANIWSDWDEPPYGPCGKMLHQRFVRITEGNVYAEFVEDLIHVNGDGDVIMTETRTARVWYANDTRRFLEIIHETTPPLDIGDRQFLFVARLNPSMGIPEEGHVENSEGQIGRTDVHHQRARWCDLGGTVGDGVAGIAMFDHPENPEHPGFFGEIAVQEQMSILHHPPDELDDDRFRLRFGVYVHEGVTPTADVERHYQCYVNPVQTEVLTDSEL; this comes from the coding sequence TTGACACAAAATCGAAGTGTACTCATTAAAATAGAGGCGGGTTCGGTCAATCGGAACAATGATCTCGTCCGCATGAATTTCAAACCGAAACGTTACTTTCCAGATTGGCAAGAAGGGATATCAGTGCTTGCGATGTCCATAGTGGAGGGGGACGGTCATGCCTCCGGCGAGGATGTCCCATGTCAATTCGAGCCGACGATACGTGAGCTTGCCTGGCAGACAGGCGAACTTCCGGCGGGGACATCGGCACATTACGCGATCCGACAGACCCATGAGCCGCAACCAAAAGCCCGTTATCAAATCGAACAGAAACCCGCGCATCTGCTCATTTCTGCCGATGACGCGTTATTCGCACGATACAACTTTCTCGGTGTCTGGAAGCCTTACTTCTGGCCCCTCAACGGAAACCATGGGACTGTGGTCCGCGGGGCTGGCGGCGGCGACCATCCGCATCACACAGGGCTTTACCTCGCCTATGGAGGTCACGGTGAAGGTGGATCTGCGAATATCTGGTCTGATTGGGATGAACCACCTTACGGACCCTGCGGGAAGATGTTGCACCAACGGTTTGTCCGAATCACTGAAGGGAACGTCTACGCTGAATTTGTCGAAGACCTAATCCATGTCAACGGAGATGGCGACGTTATCATGACAGAAACGCGGACCGCCCGGGTCTGGTATGCGAACGATACACGGCGGTTTCTGGAAATTATTCACGAAACGACGCCACCGTTGGACATTGGTGATCGACAATTCCTCTTTGTCGCGCGTTTGAACCCGTCAATGGGTATCCCGGAGGAAGGGCACGTTGAAAATTCTGAAGGACAGATTGGCAGAACAGACGTGCATCATCAACGCGCACGGTGGTGCGATTTAGGAGGGACAGTGGGCGATGGAGTGGCCGGTATCGCGATGTTTGATCACCCAGAAAATCCTGAACATCCGGGCTTTTTTGGGGAGATCGCAGTGCAGGAACAGATGAGCATTCTCCACCATCCGCCGGATGAACTGGATGATGACCGTTTCCGCCTGCGATTCGGGGTCTATGTACACGAAGGTGTTACGCCAACGGCAGATGTCGAACGACATTATCAGTGCTATGTAAACCCGGTACAGACGGAAGTTTTGACCGACTCAGAACTTTAG
- a CDS encoding phytanoyl-CoA dioxygenase family protein codes for MYLNPPTEPQGKIKNMKPADYAFFKENGYVSLGKILSDAEVEHFVHAFDRDRTEVEDHWYRIGHYQTVNCDALLTSPEFDNAVRHPIVMDCLHTLMGNAPCFSEICIRHMAPYDGELNRGWHRDGPKHWLEHPLRIGFIQLMLYLTDVDETTHCFSLSPESVEAEILETDAQLERGGIVDLYGPAGTAILFNIGVLHTATTRPTQEERKTVQVYYGHPNRRYLSEDSIIPTELWKDHPDTEARAFYSVFNNKTRDYLEHTASTGELPFEDTLALLRELDVKHRKRPQ; via the coding sequence ATGTATCTAAATCCGCCGACCGAACCGCAAGGTAAAATTAAAAACATGAAACCAGCAGATTATGCGTTTTTTAAAGAAAATGGCTACGTCTCACTCGGTAAGATTCTGAGTGATGCCGAAGTTGAGCATTTTGTTCATGCCTTTGACCGGGATCGCACTGAAGTTGAAGATCACTGGTATCGTATCGGACATTATCAGACCGTGAATTGCGATGCCCTTCTGACTTCACCTGAATTCGACAATGCGGTTCGGCATCCAATCGTCATGGATTGCCTACACACACTGATGGGTAATGCCCCTTGCTTTTCAGAAATCTGCATCCGACACATGGCACCGTATGATGGTGAACTGAATCGCGGCTGGCACCGAGATGGTCCCAAGCATTGGCTTGAACATCCGTTGCGCATCGGGTTCATTCAGTTGATGCTATATCTGACCGATGTCGATGAAACGACGCACTGTTTCTCCTTATCACCGGAATCGGTGGAAGCGGAGATTCTCGAAACAGACGCGCAGTTAGAGCGGGGCGGAATTGTGGATTTGTATGGTCCCGCCGGGACAGCCATACTCTTCAACATCGGTGTTTTACACACCGCTACGACCCGTCCGACTCAGGAAGAACGCAAGACGGTGCAAGTCTATTACGGGCATCCGAACCGTCGGTACTTGAGCGAGGATTCGATCATACCTACCGAACTTTGGAAAGACCATCCAGATACTGAGGCGCGTGCCTTTTATAGCGTCTTCAACAACAAGACGCGCGATTACCTTGAACACACGGCTTCAACGGGTGAGTTGCCATTTGAGGACACTTTAGCACTCCTTCGCGAACTGGATGTCAAGCACCGCAAGCGACCGCAGTGA
- a CDS encoding Gfo/Idh/MocA family oxidoreductase → MTTYRAGVIGLGRMGSTFDDEITQGGSIFLPYCHGPTYHAAPNVELAAGADLHAEQAAIFGERWGLSSDHIYSDYREMLEKENLDIVSVCTTARIRSTIVQDVARSSVRAIWAEKPISLSLAEADEMVETCQAEGVALAINCARRWNPFFSEARKLIDEGEIGDVLQVTVYAQCGLSHNGSHAIDILRYMAGGNVEWVFGEMESDEAAAGESDLQGNGYLVFDNGVRAYLRSTSCGAAPWEVDVIGTTGRIRSVNNAETFELIRVIPGGRRGRGVPAQCPFPIPVRMQGMGLTIVEDLINAIENGTSPKCSGEDGRAALEVAVALRESHRRGCVKVDLPIEDRSLQILSSEIQNDDTPARVRRLQAR, encoded by the coding sequence ATGACAACTTATCGAGCAGGTGTAATCGGTTTGGGACGTATGGGTAGCACTTTCGATGATGAAATCACACAAGGCGGATCAATCTTTCTGCCCTATTGCCACGGTCCAACCTACCATGCCGCGCCGAATGTAGAACTGGCAGCAGGTGCAGATCTACACGCCGAACAAGCCGCAATTTTCGGCGAACGGTGGGGACTGAGTTCTGACCATATCTACAGTGACTACCGCGAAATGCTGGAGAAGGAAAATCTGGACATCGTTAGTGTCTGTACGACAGCACGGATACGGTCGACCATTGTGCAAGATGTGGCGCGCTCCAGTGTCAGAGCGATCTGGGCAGAAAAGCCGATTTCGCTCAGTCTCGCTGAGGCAGATGAAATGGTGGAGACCTGTCAAGCAGAAGGTGTCGCGCTGGCGATTAATTGTGCGCGACGCTGGAATCCTTTCTTTAGCGAAGCCCGAAAACTTATTGACGAAGGCGAAATCGGTGATGTGCTTCAGGTGACAGTCTATGCACAGTGCGGACTTTCACATAACGGTAGCCACGCCATCGATATTTTGCGCTATATGGCAGGCGGAAACGTAGAATGGGTTTTCGGTGAAATGGAATCCGATGAAGCCGCCGCGGGTGAAAGTGACTTACAGGGAAACGGCTACCTCGTTTTTGACAATGGTGTGCGTGCGTATCTGCGAAGTACGTCTTGTGGCGCGGCACCGTGGGAGGTCGATGTCATCGGCACAACGGGACGTATCCGTTCCGTCAACAACGCTGAAACCTTCGAGTTGATTCGTGTGATTCCAGGTGGACGGCGCGGACGCGGCGTGCCTGCGCAGTGTCCATTTCCGATTCCCGTCCGGATGCAAGGTATGGGACTAACAATCGTTGAAGATCTCATTAACGCCATTGAGAACGGGACTTCTCCGAAATGTTCGGGAGAAGATGGGCGCGCTGCGTTAGAGGTAGCGGTTGCGCTCCGGGAATCGCATCGCCGTGGGTGTGTAAAAGTGGATTTGCCGATTGAAGACCGGAGTCTCCAGATTCTCTCTTCAGAGATTCAGAATGACGACACTCCTGCTCGAGTTCGACGGTTGCAGGCGCGTTGA